A region from the uncultured Holophaga sp. genome encodes:
- a CDS encoding AMP-binding protein produces MIADLLATLAKPLVRLRYKIELKGTLPENGGGILFLPNHPALIDPVILRLWLQKPWAPHVLADKDRISGGLTGWAARQMKALPLPDPAVYGASARDEVEKALETCAEVLNQGENLLLYPAGRIYRSHLEDLRAASAVEAILQKAPKTRIVLIRTTGLWGSRASRIHGTNPQMGAFLAFGLKKLIANLFFFMPRRPVTLTFHEPPDFPREADKLTQNRFMEAFYNQEAPAGRYIPYGFWELSTGRDLPDPVPPRAQGTPDKVQGETRTKVLEHLQELSGQSDLGEDRTLARDLGLDSLGRLEILTWLSQEFGIDASDPEALQSVGDVLLAAAGLLDTSGQGSLKPIDERWFAPHRAPAQVPEGQKLLEVFLAQARRQPDAVILADQISGVKSYRDIILGILALKPSLEAMDGPYVGIMLPASAVAGILYLAVLAAGKTPVMVNWTVGGRSLRHGLDLLKVTRILTSGQLVAKLDAQGLDLSSIQEHFLPLEELGKGISTSRKLWALAQSRLNWSAIRPSAAPEVAAVLFTSGSESLPKAVPLTQANLLANIRDMVESFPIINHARFMGILPPFHVFGLTCTTLQPLLSGVPVVFHPNPTEGGALAALIEAYGASFLLGTPTFLSGILRAARDEQLAGLRYVVSGAEKCPDSLYEALAQRCPQLAVMEGYGITECSPVVSANRYEDRRCGTIGQPMPSVKWVRVDPDSGGRCAPDKPGLLLVKGPSIFSGYLHYEGPSPFQDFEGSLWYRTGDLVKEEGGHLVFAGRLKRFVKLGGEMVSLPAIEETLLARFGSPDDEEIILAVEATPDELNPELVLFTIREITREAANTAIREAGLSPIHHLRRVQKLEHLPVLGTGKTDYRALKEKLT; encoded by the coding sequence ATGATCGCCGACCTCCTGGCCACCCTGGCCAAACCCCTGGTGCGCCTGCGCTACAAGATCGAACTCAAGGGCACCCTGCCGGAGAACGGCGGCGGGATCCTCTTCCTGCCCAACCACCCGGCCCTCATCGATCCCGTGATCCTGCGCCTCTGGCTCCAGAAGCCCTGGGCCCCCCATGTCCTGGCCGACAAGGATCGCATCTCCGGGGGGCTCACCGGCTGGGCCGCCCGCCAGATGAAGGCCCTGCCCCTCCCCGACCCCGCGGTCTACGGGGCCAGCGCCCGGGACGAGGTGGAGAAGGCCCTGGAAACCTGCGCCGAGGTGCTGAACCAGGGAGAGAACCTCCTGCTCTACCCTGCGGGGCGCATCTACCGGAGCCACCTGGAGGACCTGCGGGCCGCCAGCGCCGTAGAGGCGATCCTGCAGAAGGCCCCGAAGACCCGTATCGTCCTCATCCGCACCACAGGGCTCTGGGGCAGCCGCGCCAGCCGCATCCACGGCACCAACCCCCAGATGGGAGCCTTCCTGGCCTTCGGCCTGAAGAAGCTGATCGCCAACCTCTTCTTCTTCATGCCCAGACGTCCCGTAACCCTCACCTTCCACGAGCCCCCGGACTTCCCCCGTGAGGCGGACAAGCTCACCCAGAACCGCTTCATGGAGGCCTTCTACAACCAGGAGGCCCCAGCCGGTCGCTACATCCCCTACGGGTTCTGGGAGCTGAGCACAGGCCGGGACCTGCCGGACCCCGTGCCTCCAAGGGCCCAGGGCACCCCGGACAAGGTCCAGGGCGAAACCCGGACCAAGGTCCTGGAGCATCTCCAGGAACTGAGCGGCCAGAGCGACCTGGGGGAGGACCGCACCCTGGCCCGGGACCTGGGCCTGGACAGCCTGGGGCGCCTGGAGATCCTCACCTGGCTCAGCCAGGAATTCGGCATCGACGCCTCCGACCCCGAGGCCCTCCAGAGCGTGGGGGATGTTCTGCTCGCCGCCGCCGGGCTCCTGGACACCAGCGGCCAGGGCAGCCTCAAACCCATCGATGAGCGCTGGTTCGCCCCCCACAGGGCCCCCGCCCAGGTGCCGGAGGGCCAGAAGCTCCTGGAGGTCTTCCTGGCCCAGGCCCGCCGCCAGCCCGATGCCGTCATCCTGGCGGACCAGATCTCCGGGGTGAAGAGCTACCGGGACATCATTCTGGGCATCCTGGCCCTCAAGCCCAGCCTGGAGGCCATGGACGGCCCCTACGTGGGCATCATGCTTCCGGCATCAGCCGTGGCGGGCATCCTGTATCTTGCCGTACTGGCCGCGGGGAAGACCCCCGTCATGGTCAACTGGACCGTGGGGGGCCGCAGCCTCCGCCATGGCCTGGACCTCCTCAAGGTCACCCGGATCCTCACCTCGGGGCAGCTGGTGGCCAAGCTGGACGCCCAGGGACTGGACCTCTCCAGCATCCAGGAGCACTTCCTGCCCCTGGAGGAACTGGGCAAGGGCATCAGCACTTCCCGCAAACTCTGGGCCCTCGCCCAGAGCCGCCTCAACTGGAGCGCCATCCGGCCCTCCGCAGCCCCCGAGGTGGCAGCAGTGCTCTTCACATCGGGCTCCGAGAGCCTGCCCAAAGCCGTCCCCCTCACCCAGGCCAACCTGCTGGCCAACATCCGGGACATGGTCGAGAGCTTCCCCATCATCAACCATGCTCGCTTCATGGGCATCCTGCCGCCCTTCCACGTCTTCGGCCTCACCTGTACCACCCTGCAGCCTCTGCTGAGCGGGGTGCCCGTAGTCTTCCACCCCAATCCCACGGAGGGCGGTGCCCTGGCCGCCCTCATCGAGGCCTACGGGGCCAGCTTCCTTCTGGGTACCCCCACCTTCCTCTCGGGCATCCTGCGGGCCGCCAGGGATGAGCAGCTGGCCGGACTCCGCTACGTGGTCTCAGGCGCGGAGAAGTGCCCAGACAGCCTCTATGAGGCCCTCGCCCAGCGCTGCCCCCAGCTGGCGGTCATGGAGGGCTATGGCATCACCGAGTGCAGCCCTGTGGTGAGTGCCAACCGCTACGAGGACCGCCGCTGCGGGACCATCGGCCAGCCCATGCCCTCGGTGAAGTGGGTGCGAGTGGACCCTGACAGCGGTGGGCGTTGCGCCCCGGACAAGCCTGGGCTCCTCCTGGTGAAGGGCCCCAGCATCTTCAGCGGCTATCTCCACTACGAGGGCCCCTCCCCCTTCCAGGACTTCGAGGGGAGCCTCTGGTACCGCACCGGGGACCTGGTGAAGGAGGAGGGCGGCCACCTGGTCTTCGCCGGGCGCCTCAAGCGCTTCGTCAAGCTGGGGGGCGAGATGGTGAGTCTTCCCGCGATCGAGGAGACCCTCCTGGCCCGCTTCGGATCGCCCGACGACGAAGAGATCATCCTTGCGGTGGAAGCCACCCCGGACGAGCTCAACCCAGAGCTGGTGCTCTTCACCATCCGGGAGATCACCCGAGAGGCCGCCAACACCGCAATCCGCGAGGCCGGACTGAGCCCCATCCACCACCTGCGCCGGGTGCAGAAGCTGGAGCATCTCCCCGTACTGGGCACCGGCAAGACCGACTACCGGGCCCTGAAGGAAAAGCTGACATGA
- a CDS encoding response regulator: protein MSESRTYTALIVDDEDLARALVREHLQGHPEIQVLGECVNGFEAVKKTADLKPDLLFLDIQMPKLDGFEVLELLDPRPTVIFVTAYDQHALKAFEIHAVDYLLKPFSEERFEEALTRAKTRLGEGRPLAVEPTTLSAEAKSDWPLDRIVVKDGTKVTLIPLSTLDYVQAQDDYVLLKTPEKGHLKQQTLGSLEQRLDPQRFLRIHRSFIIQLDRLIRLEQSPSESWVAVLKDGSRLPVSKSGYGKLKSVLEG, encoded by the coding sequence ATGAGTGAAAGCCGCACCTATACTGCCTTGATCGTGGATGACGAGGACCTGGCGAGGGCCCTGGTCCGGGAGCACCTCCAGGGTCATCCCGAGATTCAGGTCCTCGGGGAATGCGTCAACGGCTTCGAGGCCGTGAAGAAGACTGCGGACCTGAAGCCGGACCTGCTCTTCCTGGACATCCAGATGCCCAAGCTGGACGGCTTCGAGGTGCTGGAACTCCTGGACCCCAGGCCCACCGTGATCTTTGTGACGGCCTATGACCAGCACGCCCTGAAGGCCTTCGAGATCCACGCTGTGGACTATCTGCTGAAGCCCTTCAGCGAGGAGCGCTTCGAGGAGGCCCTGACCCGGGCCAAGACCCGCTTGGGCGAGGGAAGGCCCTTGGCGGTGGAGCCTACCACCCTCAGCGCCGAGGCCAAGAGCGACTGGCCCCTGGATCGCATCGTGGTGAAGGACGGCACCAAGGTGACGCTCATCCCCCTCTCCACCCTGGACTACGTGCAGGCCCAGGACGACTATGTGCTGCTCAAGACTCCGGAGAAGGGCCACCTCAAGCAGCAGACTCTGGGGAGCCTGGAGCAGCGCCTGGACCCCCAGCGCTTCCTGCGCATCCACCGCAGCTTCATCATCCAGCTGGATCGCTTGATCCGCCTGGAGCAGAGTCCCTCCGAGAGCTGGGTGGCCGTCCTCAAGGACGGCAGTCGGCTTCCCGTGAGCAAGAGCGGCTATGGCAAGCTGAAGTCCGTCCTGGAAGGCTGA
- a CDS encoding histidine kinase, with protein MHPILGSRVRMAVYCLAWLPVAVIFAMPLLGHASLASALMHGLLSAYLAALAMLSSYYLCKAMPLKGTHPWVLALTWVLAAAGVGLLWRYGVWLLEWSLGDFVAGFWDGYARIHKPGSMSMVGPFHGALMVLVIAILYLLVVAINYLLIERDRIRDIERSEQEQRVLAREAELKALRAQLNPHFLFNSLNSISALTSIDAKRARQMCVLLSDFLRKSLKLGEQDAVSLAEEVDLVRNYLAIEQIRFGARLEVVLELDPGIGVSRVPPLLLQPLVENAIKHGISQVAEGGVLSLRASRRGDFAEIQVENPVDPDADAPVGLGLGLKQVKQRLEGRFQARTRFESGLFEGRHRVVLIFPLDMESGAEHE; from the coding sequence ATGCACCCGATCCTGGGCAGCCGCGTCCGCATGGCGGTCTACTGTCTGGCCTGGCTGCCGGTGGCGGTGATCTTCGCCATGCCCCTGCTGGGCCATGCCAGCCTGGCTTCGGCCCTGATGCATGGACTGCTCTCCGCCTACCTGGCCGCTCTGGCCATGCTGAGCTCCTACTACCTCTGCAAGGCCATGCCCCTGAAGGGGACCCATCCCTGGGTGCTGGCCCTGACCTGGGTCCTGGCGGCGGCGGGGGTGGGTCTCCTCTGGCGCTACGGAGTCTGGTTGCTGGAGTGGTCCCTGGGGGACTTCGTCGCGGGTTTCTGGGATGGATACGCCAGGATACATAAGCCGGGTTCCATGTCCATGGTGGGGCCCTTCCACGGCGCCCTGATGGTCCTGGTCATCGCCATCCTGTACCTGCTGGTGGTGGCCATCAACTACCTGCTGATCGAGCGGGACCGCATCCGGGATATCGAGCGTTCGGAACAGGAGCAGCGGGTCCTGGCGCGGGAGGCTGAGTTGAAGGCCCTGCGAGCGCAGCTCAACCCCCACTTCCTCTTCAACAGCCTCAACTCCATCAGCGCCCTGACCTCCATCGACGCCAAGCGGGCCCGCCAGATGTGCGTGCTGCTCTCTGACTTCCTGCGCAAGAGTCTCAAGCTGGGTGAGCAGGATGCCGTGAGCCTTGCAGAGGAGGTGGACTTGGTCCGCAACTACCTTGCCATCGAGCAGATCCGTTTTGGAGCGCGTCTGGAGGTGGTGCTGGAACTGGACCCGGGCATCGGGGTCTCCCGGGTGCCGCCCCTGCTCCTTCAGCCTTTGGTGGAGAACGCCATCAAGCACGGCATCTCTCAGGTGGCTGAGGGGGGCGTGCTGAGCCTCAGGGCCTCTCGCCGGGGAGACTTCGCTGAGATCCAGGTGGAGAACCCCGTGGACCCCGATGCGGATGCCCCGGTGGGGCTGGGCCTCGGGCTGAAGCAGGTCAAGCAGCGTCTGGAGGGGCGCTTCCAGGCCCGCACCCGTTTCGAGAGCGGCCTTTTCGAGGGGCGCCACAGGGTTGTCCTGATCTTCCCCCTGGATATGGAATCCGGAGCCGAACATGAGTGA